The Apis mellifera strain DH4 linkage group LG8, Amel_HAv3.1, whole genome shotgun sequence genome contains a region encoding:
- the LOC411856 gene encoding U3 small nucleolar ribonucleoprotein protein IMP4, with translation MLRRQARLRREYLYRKSVQDKLKNIQEKKEKLKRSLEQNIPIHPDLKKDALNIQKQLAWEDAGPEMAIAIGTEMGGTLASHEDDEYRWAGVEDPKIVITTSRDPSSRLKMFVKELRLIFPNSQRMNRGNYEMKQLIHACRANDVTDFIIVHEHRGIPDSIIICHLPYGPTAYFTMSDVIMRHDIPNIGTMSEQYPHLIFHNFKTKLGERVMNILKYLFPVPKEDSKRIITFANHDDYISFRHHTYKKIYGKDIELSEVGPRFQLRLYEIKLGTLDAEAAADIEWALRPYMNTSHKRRFLSDEDGWQQEDDI, from the coding sequence ATGTTACGAAGACAAGCAAGACTTCGTAGAGAATATTTGTACAGAAAATCAgttcaagataaattaaaaaatatccaagaaaagaaggagaaactcAAACGTAGTCTAGAACAAAATATACCGATACAtccagatttaaaaaaagacgCTTTAAACATACAAAAGCAGTTAGCTTGGGAAGATGCTGGACCAGAAATGGCTATTGCTATTGGAACCGAGATGGGTGGAACTTTGGCATCTCACGAAGATGATGAATATAGATGGGCTGGAGTTGAAGATCCAAAAATTGTGATTACTACTTCTCGTGATCCAAGTTCTagattaaaaatgtttgttaAAGAATTAAGATTGATATTTCCCAATTCTCAAAGAATGAATCGaggaaattatgaaatgaaacaattaataCATGCCTGTAGAGCAAATGATGTTacagattttataattgtacatgAACATAGAGGTATTCctgattctataattatatgtcaTTTACCCTATGGACCAACTGCATACTTTACAATGTCAGATGTTATTATGAGACATGATATTCCCAATATTGGAACAATGTCTGAACAATATCCTCatcttatatttcataattttaaaacaaagttAGGTGAACgtgttatgaatattttaaaatatttattcccaGTACCAAAGGAAGATAGCAAAAGAATAATCACTTTTGCCAATCATGatgattatatatcatttcgcCATcacacatataaaaaaatttatggaaaagaTATTGAATTGTCAGAAGTTGGACCCAGGTTTCAATTgagattatatgaaattaaattaggcACTTTAGATGCAGAAGCAGCAGCTGATATAGAATGGGCACTGAGACCTTACATGAATACTAGCCATAAAAGAAGATTTCTTTCTGATGAAGATGGATGGCAACAAGaagatgatatataa
- the LOC409240 gene encoding HMG box-containing protein 4 isoform X1, which yields MHANVRKPAKSEKTPRRKKLVEQQSNAMDMFVTPKRQKNDDLEVTGISRSGRVRKKSSKLVDFESPDDFTDNKYKRQKAQQLQNQQLLDRYESQHISSNQSIQHGSTGRQRKNSNSNSNSGQQRIKQETLSDEGQSSASESDDPSGFNEDDRYSMDSGSDDDVDPLMIDDREAGFRKLEPPGQETPSQANSLYMLEKCKKKLIIKDGKIIGRMKAQRKDKGKTRFTAYMLWAKEIRQELLEQCPYMDFAAISKRLGELWATVPNLEKYNWRRRAKRLAAKPHSLPASKDEPVWKMPPPASRKKFINKIGNGKDQKPATSKKTIQLGLPSVVGNVPVSPPSNRSGKDLVNEPMIGTGMYKVVGTQPIDVAAHLKLLGESLTIIGERLKEHDGQIAVSGSLSVLLDSLLCALGPLICLTQQVPETNGAKHETLSQMLDNIAYLMPGL from the exons ATGCACGCCAATGTTCGTAAGCCCGCGAAATCTGAGAAGACGCCGCGGCGCAAGAAGCTCGTAGAGCAACAAAGCAACGCTATGGATATGTTCGTGACACCAAAACGTCAGAAAAATGACG ATCTAGAGGTCACGGGTATCTCCCGAAGTGGCCGTGTGAGAAAGAAATCTTCCAAACTCGTTGACTTTGAATCACCAGATGATTTTACGGATAACAAGTACAAACGCCAAAAAGCACAGCAATTACAAAATCAACAATTGTTGGACAGATATGAATCCCAACATATATCATCAAATCAATCGATTCAACATGGAAGTACTGGAAGACAaaggaaaaattctaattctaattctaattctggACAACAAAGAATTAAACAAGAGACATTATCAGATGAAGGGCAATCTTCAGCATCAGAATCAGATGATCCTTCTGGGTTCAATGAAGATGACAGATATAGTATGGATTCTGGAAGCGATGATGATGTAGATCCTCTTATGATAGATGATAGAGAAGCAGGGTTTAGAAAACTTGAACCACCTGGCCAAGAAACACCTTCACAAgcaaatagtttatatatgcttgagaaatgtaagaaaaaattaattattaaagatggCAAAATAATAGGTAGAATGAAGGCACAACGTAAAGACAAAGGG AAAACGAGATTTACCGCGTACATGTTGTGGGCTAAAGAAATTAGGCAAGAATTACTAGAGCAATGTCCTTATATGG ATTTTGCAGCAATTTCTAAACGGTTAGGAGAACTATGGGCTACAGTACCAaatctggaaaaatataattggcgCAGACGCGCAAAACGCTTGGCAGCAAAACCTCATTCTTTACCTGCGAGTAAAGATGAGCCTGTTTGGAAAATGCCGCCACCTGCTTcgcgaaaaaaattcattaataaaattg GTAATGGAAAAGATCAAAAGCCCGCTACTTCCAAAAAAACTATTCAACTAGGTCTACCCTCCGTTGTAGGAAATGTTCCGGTATCACCGCCATCGAATCGAAGTGGTAAAGATTTGGTTAATGAACCAATGATAGGAACAGGAATGTATAAAGTTGTTGGAACTCAACCTATCGATGTAGCTGCGCATCTAAAACTTCTCGGTGAGAGTTTAACAATCATCGGTGAACGATTGAAGGAACATGATGGCCAAATAGCAGTATCAGGCAGTCTATCGGTTTTACTGGATTCTCTGCTTTGTGCACTGGGTCCTTTAATTTGTCTAACGCAACAGGTACCAGAAACTAATGGAGCTAAACACGAAACACTTTCGCAAATGCTTGACAATATTGCATATCTTATGCCTGgtttgtaa
- the LOC409240 gene encoding HMG box-containing protein 4 isoform X3 — MHANVRKPAKSEKTPRRKKLVEQQSNAMDMFVTPKRQKNDDLEVTGISRSGRVRKKSSKLVDFESPDDFTDNKYKRQKAQQLQNQQLLDRYESQHISSNQSIQHGSTGRQRKNSNSNSNSGQQRIKQETLSDEGQSSASESDDPSGFNEDDRYSMDSGSDDDVDPLMIDDREAGFRKLEPPGQETPSQANSLYMLEKCKKKLIIKDGKIIGRMKAQRKDKGKTRFTAYMLWAKEIRQELLEQCPYMDFAAISKRLGELWATVPNLEKYNWRRRAKRLAAKPHSLPASKDEPVWKMPPPASRKKFINKIGNVPVSPPSNRSGKDLVNEPMIGTGMYKVVGTQPIDVAAHLKLLGESLTIIGERLKEHDGQIAVSGSLSVLLDSLLCALGPLICLTQQVPETNGAKHETLSQMLDNIAYLMPGL; from the exons ATGCACGCCAATGTTCGTAAGCCCGCGAAATCTGAGAAGACGCCGCGGCGCAAGAAGCTCGTAGAGCAACAAAGCAACGCTATGGATATGTTCGTGACACCAAAACGTCAGAAAAATGACG ATCTAGAGGTCACGGGTATCTCCCGAAGTGGCCGTGTGAGAAAGAAATCTTCCAAACTCGTTGACTTTGAATCACCAGATGATTTTACGGATAACAAGTACAAACGCCAAAAAGCACAGCAATTACAAAATCAACAATTGTTGGACAGATATGAATCCCAACATATATCATCAAATCAATCGATTCAACATGGAAGTACTGGAAGACAaaggaaaaattctaattctaattctaattctggACAACAAAGAATTAAACAAGAGACATTATCAGATGAAGGGCAATCTTCAGCATCAGAATCAGATGATCCTTCTGGGTTCAATGAAGATGACAGATATAGTATGGATTCTGGAAGCGATGATGATGTAGATCCTCTTATGATAGATGATAGAGAAGCAGGGTTTAGAAAACTTGAACCACCTGGCCAAGAAACACCTTCACAAgcaaatagtttatatatgcttgagaaatgtaagaaaaaattaattattaaagatggCAAAATAATAGGTAGAATGAAGGCACAACGTAAAGACAAAGGG AAAACGAGATTTACCGCGTACATGTTGTGGGCTAAAGAAATTAGGCAAGAATTACTAGAGCAATGTCCTTATATGG ATTTTGCAGCAATTTCTAAACGGTTAGGAGAACTATGGGCTACAGTACCAaatctggaaaaatataattggcgCAGACGCGCAAAACGCTTGGCAGCAAAACCTCATTCTTTACCTGCGAGTAAAGATGAGCCTGTTTGGAAAATGCCGCCACCTGCTTcgcgaaaaaaattcattaataaaattg GAAATGTTCCGGTATCACCGCCATCGAATCGAAGTGGTAAAGATTTGGTTAATGAACCAATGATAGGAACAGGAATGTATAAAGTTGTTGGAACTCAACCTATCGATGTAGCTGCGCATCTAAAACTTCTCGGTGAGAGTTTAACAATCATCGGTGAACGATTGAAGGAACATGATGGCCAAATAGCAGTATCAGGCAGTCTATCGGTTTTACTGGATTCTCTGCTTTGTGCACTGGGTCCTTTAATTTGTCTAACGCAACAGGTACCAGAAACTAATGGAGCTAAACACGAAACACTTTCGCAAATGCTTGACAATATTGCATATCTTATGCCTGgtttgtaa
- the LOC409240 gene encoding HMG box-containing protein 4 isoform X2: MHANVRKPAKSEKTPRRKKLVEQQSNAMDMFVTPKRQKNDEVTGISRSGRVRKKSSKLVDFESPDDFTDNKYKRQKAQQLQNQQLLDRYESQHISSNQSIQHGSTGRQRKNSNSNSNSGQQRIKQETLSDEGQSSASESDDPSGFNEDDRYSMDSGSDDDVDPLMIDDREAGFRKLEPPGQETPSQANSLYMLEKCKKKLIIKDGKIIGRMKAQRKDKGKTRFTAYMLWAKEIRQELLEQCPYMDFAAISKRLGELWATVPNLEKYNWRRRAKRLAAKPHSLPASKDEPVWKMPPPASRKKFINKIGNGKDQKPATSKKTIQLGLPSVVGNVPVSPPSNRSGKDLVNEPMIGTGMYKVVGTQPIDVAAHLKLLGESLTIIGERLKEHDGQIAVSGSLSVLLDSLLCALGPLICLTQQVPETNGAKHETLSQMLDNIAYLMPGL; this comes from the exons ATGCACGCCAATGTTCGTAAGCCCGCGAAATCTGAGAAGACGCCGCGGCGCAAGAAGCTCGTAGAGCAACAAAGCAACGCTATGGATATGTTCGTGACACCAAAACGTCAGAAAAATGACG AGGTCACGGGTATCTCCCGAAGTGGCCGTGTGAGAAAGAAATCTTCCAAACTCGTTGACTTTGAATCACCAGATGATTTTACGGATAACAAGTACAAACGCCAAAAAGCACAGCAATTACAAAATCAACAATTGTTGGACAGATATGAATCCCAACATATATCATCAAATCAATCGATTCAACATGGAAGTACTGGAAGACAaaggaaaaattctaattctaattctaattctggACAACAAAGAATTAAACAAGAGACATTATCAGATGAAGGGCAATCTTCAGCATCAGAATCAGATGATCCTTCTGGGTTCAATGAAGATGACAGATATAGTATGGATTCTGGAAGCGATGATGATGTAGATCCTCTTATGATAGATGATAGAGAAGCAGGGTTTAGAAAACTTGAACCACCTGGCCAAGAAACACCTTCACAAgcaaatagtttatatatgcttgagaaatgtaagaaaaaattaattattaaagatggCAAAATAATAGGTAGAATGAAGGCACAACGTAAAGACAAAGGG AAAACGAGATTTACCGCGTACATGTTGTGGGCTAAAGAAATTAGGCAAGAATTACTAGAGCAATGTCCTTATATGG ATTTTGCAGCAATTTCTAAACGGTTAGGAGAACTATGGGCTACAGTACCAaatctggaaaaatataattggcgCAGACGCGCAAAACGCTTGGCAGCAAAACCTCATTCTTTACCTGCGAGTAAAGATGAGCCTGTTTGGAAAATGCCGCCACCTGCTTcgcgaaaaaaattcattaataaaattg GTAATGGAAAAGATCAAAAGCCCGCTACTTCCAAAAAAACTATTCAACTAGGTCTACCCTCCGTTGTAGGAAATGTTCCGGTATCACCGCCATCGAATCGAAGTGGTAAAGATTTGGTTAATGAACCAATGATAGGAACAGGAATGTATAAAGTTGTTGGAACTCAACCTATCGATGTAGCTGCGCATCTAAAACTTCTCGGTGAGAGTTTAACAATCATCGGTGAACGATTGAAGGAACATGATGGCCAAATAGCAGTATCAGGCAGTCTATCGGTTTTACTGGATTCTCTGCTTTGTGCACTGGGTCCTTTAATTTGTCTAACGCAACAGGTACCAGAAACTAATGGAGCTAAACACGAAACACTTTCGCAAATGCTTGACAATATTGCATATCTTATGCCTGgtttgtaa
- the LOC100577053 gene encoding glycine dehydrogenase (decarboxylating), mitochondrial isoform X1, translating into MLYIFKLRECTILNKYNIFRYTHGLTLNNIRKEKVNEIFPQKHEFQIRHIGPRQYEQLEMLKTIGYKNLEELTKAAIPEKILYKEKLKIEQPITEYELLKRITQISKKNDIWRSYIGMGYNNCCVPHTIMRNMFENPGWTTQYTPYQPEISQGRLEGLLNYQTMICDLTGMEIANASLLDEGTAAAEALALTHRSNKRKKLFVSDKVHPQTISVIATRATSLGLDLEIGDVFKIDTSAKDVSGILFQYPDTTGSIYAFEDVVKKAHADGTLVCVATDLLALAILKPPSKFEVDICVGTSQRFGVPLGYGGPHAGFFACRKKLVRLMPGRMIGVTKDLNGQDAYRLALQTREQHIRRDKATSNICTAQALLANMSAMYAVYHGPEGIKNIANRVHFLTLILARGLEKSGNRINNEYFFDTIKISPSISLKTIKENAVSFKINFRYYEDGIGISLDETTMEQDVNDIFKIFSTEITVKEIYNEKAYFNKNLNKSHFARCTPYLQHPVFNSHQSETRIVRYMKSLENKDVSLVHSMIPLGSCTMKLNSTTEMMPCSLHGFTDIHPFVPIEQTKGYHQLFAELEQDLCAITGYDNISFQPNSGAQGEYAGLRAIQRYHESNKNNHRQVCLIPISAHGTNPASAQMAGMQVKPILVQKDGSIDISHLAEMIDKYRDTLSCLMITYPSTNGVFEETIADICTMIHKAGGQVYLDGANMNAQVGLCRPGDYGSDVSHLNLHKTFCIPHGGGGPGMGPIGVKRHLTPFLPSHPVINCSSNNNNNIKQFGAVSAAPFGSSAILPISWAYIKMMGPEGLRKATQVAILNANYMSKRLEKYYKTLYKGKTGLVAHEFILDIRDFKKTANIEAVDIAKRLMDYGFHAPTMSWPVAGTLMIEPTESEDKKELDRFCNALIYIREEINDIENGKLDIVKNPLKMAPHTQEQVISSTWNRPYSRELAAFPAPFVKGNNKIWPSVGRIDDTYGDKNLFCTCPPILSDQ; encoded by the exons atgttgtatatttttaaattaagagaaTGTacgatattgaataaatataatatatttcgatacacACATGGACTAACGTTAAACAAcatacgaaaagaaaaagttaatgaaattttcccACAAAAacatgaatttcaaattagacATATTGGTCCCCGACAATATGAACAATTGGAAATGTTAAAAACTATAGGATACaag aatttggaAGAATTAACAAAAGCGGCTATTccagaaaaaattctttataaagaaaaattgaagatcgAACAACCGATTA CTGAATACGAACTTTTGAAGAGGATTacacaaatttcaaaaaaaaatgatatatggcGTTCGTATATTGGAATgggatataataattgttgtgTGCCTCATACTATCATGAGAAATATGTTTGAAAATCCAGGatg gacGACGCAGTATACACCATATCAACCAGAAATTTCACAAGGCAGACTTGAAGGTCTATTGAATTACCAAACAATGATATGTGACTTAACTGGAATGGAAATAGCGAACGCATCTCTTTTAGATGAAGGCACTGCAGCAGCAGAGGCTTTAGCACTTACTCATAGGagcaataaaagaaaaaaattgttcgtttCTGATAAAGTTCATCCTCAAACAATTAGCGTGATTGCAACACGTGCCACTTCTTTAGGTCTTGATCTTGAAATTGGAGacgttttcaaaattgataccAGCGCAAAAGATGTTTCTGGAATTCTTTTCCAATATCCTGATACAACTGGATCTATCTACGCATTTGAAGATGTTGTGAAGAAAGCGCATGCAGATGGT acTCTTGTTTGTGTTGCTACTGATTTATTAGCATTAGCTATACTTAAACCTCCAAGTAAATTTGAAGTTGATATATGTGTTGGTACTAGTCAACGTTTCGGAGTTCCACTTGGATACGGAGGACCACATGCTGGATTCTTCGCTTGCCGTAAAAAATTGGTTCGTTTAATGCCTGGAAGAATGATCGGTGTTACGAAAGATTTGAACGGGCAAGATGCATATCGCTTAGCTCTTCAAACACGAGAACAGCATATTAGAAGAGACAAAGCTACTAGCAATATTTGTACCGCACAAGCATTACTGGCAAATATGTCTGCAATGTATGCTGTATATCATGGACctgaaggaataaaaaatattgcaaatagaGTACATTTTCTGACACTGATCCTGGCAAGAGGTTTAGAAAAATCAGGGAATAGAATaaacaatgaatattttttcgatactataaaaatatcaccTTCAATATCCTTAAAAACTATAAAGGAAAATGcggtttcatttaaaataaattttag ATATTACGAGGATGGAATCGGGATATCTCTAGATGAAACTACTATGGAACAAgatgtaaatgatatttttaaaatattttctacagaAATAAccgttaaagaaatatataacgaaaaggcatattttaataaaaatttaaacaaatctcATTTTGCGCGTTGTACGCCATACTTACAACATCCTGTATTTAATAGTCATCAATCCGAAACAAGAATAGTTCGTTATATGAaatctttagaaaataaagatgtaTCTCTCGTACATAGTATGATACCATTG GGATCTTGTACAATGAAACTGAATTCAACTACGGAAATGATGCCTTGTAGCTTACATGGATTTACAGACATACATCCATTCGTTCCTATTGAACAAACCAAAGGATATCATCAATTATTTGCCGAATTAGAACAAGATCTTTGCGCTATAACAGGTTACGATAACATAAGTTTTCAACCAAATAGTGGAGCTCAAGGCGAATATGCTGGTCTAAGAGCTATACAACGTTATcacgaatcgaataaaaataatcatcgacAAGTCTGTTTGATTCCTATTTCTGCTCATGGTACTAATCCTGCTTCTGCCCAAATGGCTGGTATGCAAGTGAAACCTATTCTTGTACAGAAAGATGGTTCTATAGATATTTCACATTTGGCAGAAATGATAGATAAATATCGAGATACATTATCTTGTTTAATGATAACATATCCATCAACAAATGGAGTGTTTGAAGAGACTATCGCCGATATTTGTACTATGATTCATAAAGCTGGTGGTCAAGTGTATTTAGATGGAGCTAACATGAATGCTCAAGTTGGATTATGTCGTCCAGGTGATTACGGTAGTGACGTTTCACATCTTAACTTGCATAAAACATTTTGTATACCTCACGGTGGTGGAGGACCTGGAATGGGACCTATTGGAgt TAAACGGCATCTTACACCTTTTCTTCCATCTCATCCTGTGATTAATTGttcgagtaataataataacaatataaaacaatttggtGCAGTATCAGCTGCTCCTTTCGGATCATCAGCTATTTTACCAATTTCTTGGGCTTACATTAAAATGATGGGTCCAGAAGGATTAAGAAAAGCTACGCAAGTTGCTATCCTAAATGCTAATTACATGAgtaaaagattggaaaaatattataaaactttatacaAAGGAAAGACAGGATTAGTAGCACATGAATTCATTTTGGATATAcgggattttaaaaaaacggcGAATATCGAAGCTGTAGATATCGCTAAAAGATTAATGGATTATGGTTTTCACGCTCCGACAATGAGTTGGCCTGTGGCAGGTACATTAATGATCGAACCAACTGAATCTGAAGACAAAAAAGAATTGGATAGATTTTGTAATGCTCTAATat atatacgagaagaaattaatgatatagaaAATGGTAAATTAGACATTGTTAAAAATCCATTGAAAATGGCACCACACACTCAAGAGCAAGTAATCTCAAGTACGTGGAATAGACCGTACTCACGAGAACTGGCAGCATTTCCAGCT ccGTTTGTAAAGGGAAATAACAAGATTTGGCCAAGTGTTGGGAGAATAGATGATACATATGgagataaaaatctattctgTACATGTCCTCCTATTTTATCAGATCAGTAA
- the LOC100577053 gene encoding glycine dehydrogenase (decarboxylating), mitochondrial isoform X2 has protein sequence MGYNNCCVPHTIMRNMFENPGWTTQYTPYQPEISQGRLEGLLNYQTMICDLTGMEIANASLLDEGTAAAEALALTHRSNKRKKLFVSDKVHPQTISVIATRATSLGLDLEIGDVFKIDTSAKDVSGILFQYPDTTGSIYAFEDVVKKAHADGTLVCVATDLLALAILKPPSKFEVDICVGTSQRFGVPLGYGGPHAGFFACRKKLVRLMPGRMIGVTKDLNGQDAYRLALQTREQHIRRDKATSNICTAQALLANMSAMYAVYHGPEGIKNIANRVHFLTLILARGLEKSGNRINNEYFFDTIKISPSISLKTIKENAVSFKINFRYYEDGIGISLDETTMEQDVNDIFKIFSTEITVKEIYNEKAYFNKNLNKSHFARCTPYLQHPVFNSHQSETRIVRYMKSLENKDVSLVHSMIPLGSCTMKLNSTTEMMPCSLHGFTDIHPFVPIEQTKGYHQLFAELEQDLCAITGYDNISFQPNSGAQGEYAGLRAIQRYHESNKNNHRQVCLIPISAHGTNPASAQMAGMQVKPILVQKDGSIDISHLAEMIDKYRDTLSCLMITYPSTNGVFEETIADICTMIHKAGGQVYLDGANMNAQVGLCRPGDYGSDVSHLNLHKTFCIPHGGGGPGMGPIGVKRHLTPFLPSHPVINCSSNNNNNIKQFGAVSAAPFGSSAILPISWAYIKMMGPEGLRKATQVAILNANYMSKRLEKYYKTLYKGKTGLVAHEFILDIRDFKKTANIEAVDIAKRLMDYGFHAPTMSWPVAGTLMIEPTESEDKKELDRFCNALIYIREEINDIENGKLDIVKNPLKMAPHTQEQVISSTWNRPYSRELAAFPAPFVKGNNKIWPSVGRIDDTYGDKNLFCTCPPILSDQ, from the exons ATgggatataataattgttgtgTGCCTCATACTATCATGAGAAATATGTTTGAAAATCCAGGatg gacGACGCAGTATACACCATATCAACCAGAAATTTCACAAGGCAGACTTGAAGGTCTATTGAATTACCAAACAATGATATGTGACTTAACTGGAATGGAAATAGCGAACGCATCTCTTTTAGATGAAGGCACTGCAGCAGCAGAGGCTTTAGCACTTACTCATAGGagcaataaaagaaaaaaattgttcgtttCTGATAAAGTTCATCCTCAAACAATTAGCGTGATTGCAACACGTGCCACTTCTTTAGGTCTTGATCTTGAAATTGGAGacgttttcaaaattgataccAGCGCAAAAGATGTTTCTGGAATTCTTTTCCAATATCCTGATACAACTGGATCTATCTACGCATTTGAAGATGTTGTGAAGAAAGCGCATGCAGATGGT acTCTTGTTTGTGTTGCTACTGATTTATTAGCATTAGCTATACTTAAACCTCCAAGTAAATTTGAAGTTGATATATGTGTTGGTACTAGTCAACGTTTCGGAGTTCCACTTGGATACGGAGGACCACATGCTGGATTCTTCGCTTGCCGTAAAAAATTGGTTCGTTTAATGCCTGGAAGAATGATCGGTGTTACGAAAGATTTGAACGGGCAAGATGCATATCGCTTAGCTCTTCAAACACGAGAACAGCATATTAGAAGAGACAAAGCTACTAGCAATATTTGTACCGCACAAGCATTACTGGCAAATATGTCTGCAATGTATGCTGTATATCATGGACctgaaggaataaaaaatattgcaaatagaGTACATTTTCTGACACTGATCCTGGCAAGAGGTTTAGAAAAATCAGGGAATAGAATaaacaatgaatattttttcgatactataaaaatatcaccTTCAATATCCTTAAAAACTATAAAGGAAAATGcggtttcatttaaaataaattttag ATATTACGAGGATGGAATCGGGATATCTCTAGATGAAACTACTATGGAACAAgatgtaaatgatatttttaaaatattttctacagaAATAAccgttaaagaaatatataacgaaaaggcatattttaataaaaatttaaacaaatctcATTTTGCGCGTTGTACGCCATACTTACAACATCCTGTATTTAATAGTCATCAATCCGAAACAAGAATAGTTCGTTATATGAaatctttagaaaataaagatgtaTCTCTCGTACATAGTATGATACCATTG GGATCTTGTACAATGAAACTGAATTCAACTACGGAAATGATGCCTTGTAGCTTACATGGATTTACAGACATACATCCATTCGTTCCTATTGAACAAACCAAAGGATATCATCAATTATTTGCCGAATTAGAACAAGATCTTTGCGCTATAACAGGTTACGATAACATAAGTTTTCAACCAAATAGTGGAGCTCAAGGCGAATATGCTGGTCTAAGAGCTATACAACGTTATcacgaatcgaataaaaataatcatcgacAAGTCTGTTTGATTCCTATTTCTGCTCATGGTACTAATCCTGCTTCTGCCCAAATGGCTGGTATGCAAGTGAAACCTATTCTTGTACAGAAAGATGGTTCTATAGATATTTCACATTTGGCAGAAATGATAGATAAATATCGAGATACATTATCTTGTTTAATGATAACATATCCATCAACAAATGGAGTGTTTGAAGAGACTATCGCCGATATTTGTACTATGATTCATAAAGCTGGTGGTCAAGTGTATTTAGATGGAGCTAACATGAATGCTCAAGTTGGATTATGTCGTCCAGGTGATTACGGTAGTGACGTTTCACATCTTAACTTGCATAAAACATTTTGTATACCTCACGGTGGTGGAGGACCTGGAATGGGACCTATTGGAgt TAAACGGCATCTTACACCTTTTCTTCCATCTCATCCTGTGATTAATTGttcgagtaataataataacaatataaaacaatttggtGCAGTATCAGCTGCTCCTTTCGGATCATCAGCTATTTTACCAATTTCTTGGGCTTACATTAAAATGATGGGTCCAGAAGGATTAAGAAAAGCTACGCAAGTTGCTATCCTAAATGCTAATTACATGAgtaaaagattggaaaaatattataaaactttatacaAAGGAAAGACAGGATTAGTAGCACATGAATTCATTTTGGATATAcgggattttaaaaaaacggcGAATATCGAAGCTGTAGATATCGCTAAAAGATTAATGGATTATGGTTTTCACGCTCCGACAATGAGTTGGCCTGTGGCAGGTACATTAATGATCGAACCAACTGAATCTGAAGACAAAAAAGAATTGGATAGATTTTGTAATGCTCTAATat atatacgagaagaaattaatgatatagaaAATGGTAAATTAGACATTGTTAAAAATCCATTGAAAATGGCACCACACACTCAAGAGCAAGTAATCTCAAGTACGTGGAATAGACCGTACTCACGAGAACTGGCAGCATTTCCAGCT ccGTTTGTAAAGGGAAATAACAAGATTTGGCCAAGTGTTGGGAGAATAGATGATACATATGgagataaaaatctattctgTACATGTCCTCCTATTTTATCAGATCAGTAA